A DNA window from Cognatiyoonia koreensis contains the following coding sequences:
- a CDS encoding HNH endonuclease, whose translation MQEEYPICALCTRPIPPDVPQSLHHLIPKLKGGKGGPTVLLHHICHKEIHATLTEAELARSYQTVAALRSHPRLAKFAGWVAKRPPDFMSKVPGKRRKR comes from the coding sequence ATGCAAGAAGAATACCCCATTTGCGCACTATGCACGCGGCCTATCCCGCCGGATGTGCCACAATCCTTGCATCATCTCATTCCGAAACTCAAAGGCGGGAAAGGCGGACCGACAGTGCTGTTGCACCATATCTGTCATAAAGAGATTCACGCCACACTGACGGAGGCAGAACTTGCCCGCTCCTATCAGACGGTCGCGGCGCTCCGTTCGCATCCGCGCCTGGCTAAGTTTGCAGGATGGGTGGCAAAACGGCCACCGGATTTCATGTCAAAGGTGCCGGGAAAGAGACGCAAAAGATAA
- a CDS encoding porin, with product MKSILLTSTALVAFAGAAAADGHATPGIGFAGEAELGYNDDIEDGFYWSADVDVTATAALDNGVVATATFGLNIVDEGEEGLGNPVTSSDYVLTVEAGSSKLSFGDVDPVAEDRAGLVDGMEAETFNDQDTHLITADFEGILVGETEIAGFSAAVSFGVDGEGGNDLTGEDLDAMQVYVSGSFGSVDVEFAYQEEFGPTPEIYAVGVSTSVAGADITVAYADNTAVTSTGIQISYPVGPVTVGGYYTMNDGGSDDYGLSAEYADGPIAVEAFYDVADADNADTSDSYGVEGSYDVGNGLTVLAGYLVNDESADSDAYYVAGEYDLGGGAELLVSYAEDEGNVGNDEIGDPEYLHGTTVQVSFTF from the coding sequence ATGAAAAGCATCCTTCTTACCTCGACTGCCCTGGTTGCCTTTGCTGGCGCCGCAGCAGCCGACGGCCACGCGACACCGGGTATTGGTTTCGCTGGTGAAGCTGAACTTGGCTACAATGATGACATCGAAGATGGCTTCTACTGGTCTGCCGACGTTGACGTGACAGCGACTGCTGCACTCGACAACGGCGTTGTTGCAACAGCAACTTTTGGTCTGAACATCGTTGACGAGGGCGAAGAAGGCCTTGGCAACCCTGTGACATCAAGCGACTACGTCCTGACAGTTGAAGCTGGTTCTTCCAAGCTGTCTTTCGGTGACGTTGATCCAGTTGCAGAAGACCGCGCTGGTCTGGTTGACGGCATGGAAGCCGAGACTTTCAATGACCAAGACACACACCTGATCACTGCCGACTTCGAAGGCATCCTGGTTGGTGAAACAGAAATCGCTGGTTTCTCCGCAGCCGTATCTTTCGGTGTTGACGGTGAAGGCGGCAACGACCTGACAGGCGAAGATCTCGACGCCATGCAGGTTTACGTTTCTGGTTCATTCGGTTCCGTTGACGTTGAATTCGCCTATCAGGAAGAATTCGGCCCAACACCAGAAATCTACGCTGTAGGTGTTTCGACTTCTGTTGCTGGCGCAGACATCACTGTTGCATACGCTGACAACACAGCCGTGACATCCACAGGTATCCAGATTTCTTATCCTGTTGGTCCTGTCACTGTTGGCGGCTACTACACCATGAACGATGGTGGATCTGACGACTACGGTCTGTCCGCAGAATACGCAGACGGCCCAATCGCGGTTGAAGCATTCTACGACGTTGCAGATGCAGACAACGCTGACACATCCGACTCTTACGGTGTTGAAGGTTCCTACGACGTAGGCAACGGTCTGACTGTTCTTGCTGGTTACCTGGTCAACGACGAGTCCGCTGACTCCGACGCTTACTACGTTGCTGGTGAGTATGACCTCGGCGGTGGCGCAGAGCTTCTCGTTTCCTATGCGGAAGACGAAGGCAATGTTGGCAACGACGAAATCGGTGATCCAGAGTACCTGCACGGTACGACTGTTCAGGTTTCCTTCACATTCTAA
- a CDS encoding enoyl-CoA hydratase/isomerase family protein: MILTHRDGDLLTITLNRPDKANALTADMMKSLITAVSGATDVKAIILTGAGKVFCAGADLDAAKAGLATSPLWEELSGAIAKLPCLTIAALNGTLAGGGFGMVLACDLRIAVPGANFFYPVMKLGYLPQPSDPWRMRALIGPSRSKQILMAGLKINAQMAHDFGLIDAVDPDPVALAKNWAADALSARPDHVAAIKSLIENK; the protein is encoded by the coding sequence ATGATCCTCACCCACCGCGATGGCGACTTGCTGACCATCACCCTGAACCGGCCGGATAAAGCCAACGCGCTGACCGCCGACATGATGAAATCCCTCATCACTGCCGTTTCCGGTGCGACGGACGTCAAAGCCATAATCCTGACAGGTGCGGGCAAGGTCTTTTGCGCAGGTGCCGATCTCGATGCTGCCAAAGCGGGTTTGGCCACGTCGCCACTTTGGGAAGAATTGTCTGGCGCAATCGCAAAATTGCCATGTCTGACCATTGCCGCGTTGAATGGAACACTGGCGGGCGGTGGTTTTGGTATGGTTCTGGCTTGCGATCTCCGGATCGCGGTGCCGGGGGCGAATTTCTTCTATCCGGTCATGAAACTTGGCTATCTGCCGCAACCATCTGATCCATGGCGAATGCGGGCGCTGATCGGGCCATCGCGGTCCAAACAGATCCTTATGGCAGGACTGAAAATCAATGCGCAGATGGCCCACGACTTTGGTCTGATCGACGCTGTCGATCCAGATCCGGTGGCGTTGGCAAAGAATTGGGCAGCGGACGCTCTATCTGCTAGGCCAGACCATGTCGCCGCAATCAAGTCTTTGATAGAAAACAAATAA
- the leuS gene encoding leucine--tRNA ligase produces MSTYTPAEIEPKWQSAWDKAETFKAVRSDDKPKYYVLEMFPYPSGRIHIGHVRNYTMGDVIARYKLATGHNVLHPMGWDAFGMPAENAAMATGGHPAEYTYGNIAEMKAQMKPLGWSLDWSRELATCDPEYYGQQQSMFIDFMERGLVYRKNAVVNWDPVDMTVLANEQVIDGKGWRSGAEVEKRELTQWFFKISDYSEELLDAIDHLDNWPAKVKLMQANWIGKSRGIEIPFQRADGGDPIICYSTRPDTMRGASFIAISPEHPLSRDLAADNAEIASFIAETRKMDTTEAAMEKAEKKGLDTGLTVQHPIYPDQKLPVWVGNFVLMDYGTGAVFGCPAHDQRDLDFARKYDLEVRNAFHMPGEDVAVASEALVPAKTEKVVYIDHFAGLTEATSHEGIDATIDYFEAKGLGKGQTKYRLRDWGLSRQRYWGCPIPVVHCDDCGVVPEKKENLPVKLPDDVTFDIPGNPLDRHPTWRDCACPSCGKAARRETDTMDTFVDSSWYFARFTSPRADTPTNLEDAAYWMNVDQYIGGIEHAILHLLYSRFFARAMRMTGHLPQGTEEPFDALFTQGMVTHAIYKSEKNGKAVYHYPEEVDIKGEKAFLKSTGAEVAVIPSAKMSKSKNNVVDPANIVREYGADTARWFVLSDSPPERDVEWTASGAEAANKFLGRVYRIANDVKADQTAANDADNDLIKAMHATIKDVTLGIESFGFNAAIAKIYGFVNVLAKSKAGAMAKREAAMTLAQLMSPMTPHLSEEIWTMFDGKGLIANASWPIADESLLVEDTVTMPIQINGKRRAEISVDKALDKTDVEALALAQENVVKALDGATPKKVIVVPGRIVNIVV; encoded by the coding sequence ATGTCCACTTATACGCCTGCCGAAATCGAACCAAAATGGCAATCCGCCTGGGACAAAGCGGAAACCTTCAAGGCCGTCCGCAGCGATGACAAGCCTAAGTACTACGTGCTGGAAATGTTCCCCTACCCGTCGGGTCGAATCCATATCGGACACGTGCGCAATTACACGATGGGCGATGTGATCGCGCGTTACAAACTGGCTACCGGGCACAATGTCCTGCACCCGATGGGCTGGGATGCCTTCGGGATGCCCGCGGAAAACGCGGCCATGGCGACAGGTGGTCATCCCGCTGAGTACACTTATGGTAACATCGCCGAAATGAAGGCGCAGATGAAGCCGCTGGGTTGGTCGCTGGACTGGTCACGCGAGCTGGCGACCTGTGATCCGGAATATTATGGCCAACAGCAGTCCATGTTCATCGACTTCATGGAGAGGGGGCTGGTTTATCGCAAGAATGCGGTGGTGAACTGGGACCCGGTCGATATGACCGTGCTTGCCAACGAGCAGGTGATTGACGGCAAGGGATGGCGGTCTGGCGCAGAGGTCGAAAAGCGAGAGCTGACGCAGTGGTTTTTCAAGATTTCAGATTATTCCGAGGAACTGCTGGACGCGATTGATCACTTGGACAATTGGCCTGCCAAGGTGAAACTGATGCAGGCGAACTGGATCGGAAAATCCCGCGGAATCGAGATCCCCTTTCAGCGGGCAGACGGCGGAGATCCAATCATCTGCTATTCCACCCGCCCGGACACCATGCGAGGCGCGAGTTTTATCGCGATTTCGCCTGAACATCCACTTTCGAGGGATTTGGCCGCCGACAACGCAGAGATTGCATCATTCATCGCTGAAACGCGAAAGATGGATACGACCGAAGCGGCGATGGAGAAAGCCGAAAAGAAGGGCCTTGATACCGGTTTGACCGTGCAGCATCCGATTTATCCGGATCAGAAACTGCCCGTCTGGGTCGGCAACTTCGTCCTGATGGATTACGGAACTGGTGCGGTATTTGGCTGCCCGGCGCATGATCAGCGCGATCTCGATTTCGCGCGCAAATACGATCTGGAGGTGCGGAATGCCTTCCACATGCCTGGAGAGGATGTTGCGGTTGCATCCGAAGCGCTGGTTCCCGCAAAAACGGAAAAGGTCGTCTACATCGATCACTTCGCCGGATTGACCGAAGCGACCAGCCATGAAGGTATCGACGCGACAATCGATTATTTTGAGGCGAAAGGTCTTGGAAAAGGTCAGACAAAGTACCGCTTGCGTGATTGGGGCCTGTCGCGTCAGCGTTATTGGGGCTGCCCTATCCCGGTCGTTCACTGTGACGATTGCGGTGTCGTCCCGGAAAAGAAAGAAAACCTACCGGTCAAACTGCCTGACGATGTGACGTTCGACATTCCCGGCAACCCGTTGGACCGTCACCCAACATGGCGCGACTGCGCTTGCCCGTCCTGCGGGAAAGCGGCCCGGCGTGAAACCGACACGATGGATACCTTTGTGGATTCATCATGGTATTTTGCACGTTTCACATCCCCACGTGCCGACACGCCAACGAACCTTGAAGATGCTGCTTACTGGATGAATGTTGACCAGTATATCGGCGGAATCGAGCATGCGATCCTTCACCTGCTTTATTCCCGGTTTTTTGCGCGTGCGATGCGCATGACGGGACATTTGCCGCAGGGGACTGAAGAGCCCTTTGATGCCTTGTTTACGCAAGGCATGGTGACGCATGCGATTTACAAATCCGAGAAGAACGGCAAGGCGGTCTACCACTATCCTGAAGAGGTCGACATCAAGGGCGAGAAGGCGTTTCTGAAATCAACCGGGGCCGAAGTTGCGGTTATCCCATCTGCAAAGATGTCAAAATCAAAGAATAATGTCGTCGATCCCGCCAATATCGTGCGCGAATATGGGGCGGACACCGCCCGTTGGTTCGTGCTGTCCGATAGCCCGCCGGAACGTGATGTCGAATGGACGGCCAGCGGTGCCGAGGCGGCGAACAAATTCCTTGGGCGGGTCTATCGTATCGCAAATGACGTCAAAGCGGACCAGACTGCTGCGAACGACGCTGATAATGATTTGATCAAGGCCATGCACGCTACGATCAAGGACGTGACACTTGGGATTGAAAGTTTTGGGTTTAACGCAGCCATTGCCAAGATCTATGGTTTTGTGAATGTTCTGGCCAAATCGAAAGCGGGTGCAATGGCAAAACGCGAGGCTGCGATGACCCTTGCACAGCTTATGTCGCCCATGACACCGCATTTGTCCGAGGAAATCTGGACGATGTTTGACGGTAAGGGCCTAATTGCAAACGCCAGCTGGCCCATCGCGGATGAAAGCCTTCTTGTCGAAGATACGGTGACAATGCCGATCCAGATTAACGGCAAACGGCGCGCGGAAATCAGCGTGGACAAGGCGTTGGACAAGACTGATGTTGAAGCGCTCGCACTGGCACAGGAGAATGTGGTCAAAGCGCTGGATGGCGCGACACCCAAAAAGGTTATCGTGGTGCCAGGTCGGATTGTGAACATTGTCGTCTAG
- a CDS encoding mechanosensitive ion channel family protein — protein MDSDLVETIRGYGMQGVDLAKDWLLSPAAWSQFAILIAAYILAIIANRILSPRITGFLAPPADNHSLLSKARRFILIFLPLLLPLLAYGFTALGEQVTRSLFGSGAVIAFGKRVFLFLAARALARHIITDPFLRILAKYVLVPLAALYALGVLDQVVEALGAAQVGVGNIQFSLLAIARGLIFGSLLFWFGQWSNTQSSTYIEQQPMRPAIRQLIIKAAEFTIFGIAFILLMNIMGVPLGSLAVLGGAIGVGLGFGLQKIASNFISGVILLIEGQATVGDYVELDGGEAGTIIKMTARATILETYDGRWIVVPNEDFITTRVVNYSDSGSANRYEVEFSVSYDTDINKIPEIIIAAVSTHPEVLQDPEGPDCELKGFGDSGINFGVEFWVNGIDDGKNKYASDVLFLVWNALKDNDIEIPYPQRVVEIKGGLPAS, from the coding sequence ATGGACTCTGATCTGGTCGAAACGATCCGCGGTTACGGGATGCAGGGAGTGGATCTCGCGAAAGACTGGTTGTTGTCCCCCGCCGCGTGGTCACAATTCGCTATTTTGATCGCGGCTTATATTCTCGCGATTATCGCAAACCGGATCCTATCACCACGGATCACAGGGTTTCTGGCTCCGCCAGCTGATAACCACTCACTTCTGTCCAAGGCGCGCCGGTTCATCCTGATCTTCCTTCCGTTGCTCTTGCCCCTTTTGGCCTATGGATTCACCGCCCTCGGGGAACAAGTCACAAGATCACTGTTCGGGTCGGGCGCTGTCATCGCCTTCGGCAAGCGAGTTTTCCTGTTTCTTGCGGCACGTGCACTTGCTCGTCACATCATTACCGATCCGTTCCTACGCATTTTGGCAAAGTACGTTCTTGTTCCGCTTGCCGCTCTTTATGCGCTGGGCGTGCTGGATCAAGTGGTTGAGGCACTTGGTGCCGCGCAGGTCGGTGTTGGCAACATCCAGTTTTCGCTGCTTGCCATCGCACGTGGCCTGATATTTGGCAGTTTGCTGTTCTGGTTTGGCCAGTGGTCGAACACGCAGTCCTCCACTTATATTGAACAGCAACCGATGCGACCTGCGATCCGCCAGTTGATCATCAAGGCCGCGGAATTCACGATCTTCGGTATCGCATTCATCCTGCTTATGAACATCATGGGCGTGCCGCTTGGCTCGCTTGCTGTTCTGGGTGGCGCAATCGGTGTGGGTCTGGGTTTCGGCCTCCAGAAGATCGCATCAAACTTCATTTCCGGTGTGATCTTGCTGATCGAAGGGCAAGCGACTGTCGGCGATTATGTCGAGCTGGACGGCGGTGAGGCGGGCACCATCATCAAAATGACAGCGCGTGCCACGATCCTGGAAACCTACGATGGTCGCTGGATCGTCGTTCCGAACGAAGATTTCATCACCACGCGCGTCGTCAATTATTCCGACAGCGGGTCTGCGAACCGTTACGAGGTTGAATTCAGCGTCAGCTATGACACCGATATTAACAAGATACCTGAAATCATTATCGCCGCCGTATCCACCCACCCCGAAGTGCTGCAAGACCCGGAAGGCCCTGACTGCGAACTGAAAGGCTTTGGTGACAGCGGTATCAACTTTGGTGTTGAATTCTGGGTTAACGGCATCGATGACGGCAAGAATAAATACGCTTCCGACGTTCTGTTTCTTGTCTGGAACGCATTGAAAGACAACGACATCGAAATCCCTTATCCACAGCGAGTCGTCGAAATCAAAGGCGGCTTGCCGGCCTCGTGA
- a CDS encoding RluA family pseudouridine synthase, with translation MNDDYNPPQDPLDILHDDHEVLLVNKPSGLLSVPGKGDHLSDCLIARVQAVFPTALLVHRLDRDTSGVMVFALTPHAQRHLGLQFEKRYTKKTYVARVWGDIAEKTGTVDLPLIVDWPNRPKQMVDHENGRQAVTDWRVMRKGNGETRVRLMPKTGRSHQLRVHMLAMGHPILGDPFYAEGKARDFPRLMLHSETLQFRHPDGGQGMRITAKAPF, from the coding sequence ATGAACGACGACTACAACCCTCCGCAGGACCCGCTTGATATCCTGCACGACGATCATGAAGTCTTGCTGGTTAACAAGCCAAGCGGTCTGCTTTCGGTGCCGGGCAAGGGCGATCACCTGTCTGATTGCCTGATAGCGCGTGTTCAGGCAGTGTTTCCGACAGCGCTCTTGGTGCACAGGCTGGATCGCGACACATCGGGGGTGATGGTCTTTGCCCTGACACCTCATGCACAACGGCACCTCGGGCTTCAGTTTGAAAAGCGATACACGAAAAAGACCTATGTCGCGCGGGTTTGGGGGGATATCGCGGAAAAGACAGGGACCGTTGATTTGCCACTCATCGTCGATTGGCCCAACCGTCCCAAGCAGATGGTCGATCACGAAAACGGAAGGCAGGCCGTGACGGATTGGCGCGTCATGCGCAAAGGCAATGGGGAAACGCGTGTGCGGCTGATGCCAAAAACGGGACGGTCGCATCAACTTCGGGTGCACATGCTGGCCATGGGACACCCCATCCTGGGCGATCCTTTCTATGCAGAAGGAAAGGCGCGAGATTTCCCGCGCCTTATGCTGCATTCGGAAACGCTGCAATTCCGTCATCCTGACGGTGGTCAGGGGATGCGGATCACAGCCAAAGCTCCGTTCTAA
- the lptE gene encoding LPS assembly lipoprotein LptE, with product MSSRRAVLLALCAMPACGFTPAFGPRRSAEGLRNQVHVIAPDTVTGFALRTAIEDQIGRATSPVYTLTLTQREARNVAAVSAVGDTTRFDIRGAVDWVLGSESGGQVGAGTVRTFTSYSATGSTVATQAAEADARNRLARSLADLVVADMILAINE from the coding sequence TTGTCGTCTAGACGCGCTGTCCTGCTGGCGCTCTGCGCCATGCCCGCATGCGGTTTCACACCCGCTTTCGGACCGCGCCGCAGTGCCGAAGGGCTGCGCAATCAGGTGCATGTCATTGCGCCTGATACCGTCACCGGGTTCGCCTTGCGCACAGCTATCGAGGACCAGATCGGGCGCGCGACCTCTCCTGTCTATACGCTGACACTGACCCAGCGCGAGGCTCGCAATGTTGCCGCGGTCTCTGCCGTTGGCGATACGACGCGCTTTGACATTCGCGGTGCGGTCGATTGGGTACTTGGCTCTGAAAGCGGGGGACAGGTTGGCGCAGGCACAGTCCGCACCTTCACCAGCTATTCCGCGACTGGATCGACGGTTGCCACGCAGGCCGCAGAAGCTGATGCACGCAACCGGCTTGCCCGTTCATTGGCCGATCTTGTCGTCGCGGACATGATACTGGCGATCAACGAATGA
- a CDS encoding YggS family pyridoxal phosphate-dependent enzyme, translating to MSLAEINARIAKAVDKSGRASDAVTLIAVSKVQPHERVVAVLEEGHRIFGENKVQEAASKWPDFRKTYQGIDLHLIGPLQTNKARQAMELADSIHTLDRPKLANTIARLAQELGKCPDLFIQVNTGEEPQKAGVLPEEADQFIAEAQGMDLPIKGLMCIPPVEEEPSLHFALLGKIAERNGLNGLSMGMSSDFETAIALGATHIRVGSAIFGERDYG from the coding sequence GTGTCCCTAGCAGAGATAAACGCACGTATCGCAAAGGCTGTGGATAAGTCGGGACGGGCATCGGACGCCGTCACTCTGATCGCGGTTTCAAAGGTGCAACCGCACGAGCGAGTCGTTGCGGTGTTGGAAGAAGGTCACAGAATCTTCGGGGAGAACAAGGTGCAGGAGGCCGCAAGCAAATGGCCGGATTTCCGCAAAACCTACCAGGGAATCGATTTGCATCTGATCGGACCCCTACAGACCAACAAGGCGCGGCAGGCGATGGAACTTGCCGACAGCATCCACACGCTCGATCGCCCGAAGCTCGCAAATACGATCGCGCGGCTCGCGCAGGAGTTAGGCAAATGTCCTGATCTGTTCATTCAGGTGAACACTGGAGAAGAACCACAAAAGGCCGGGGTGCTTCCGGAAGAAGCCGATCAATTCATTGCAGAGGCGCAAGGCATGGATCTGCCGATCAAAGGGCTGATGTGTATACCGCCTGTTGAAGAGGAACCGTCACTGCATTTTGCGTTGCTTGGCAAGATTGCTGAACGCAACGGGCTGAACGGCCTCTCGATGGGCATGAGCAGCGATTTCGAGACCGCTATCGCGCTCGGGGCGACTCATATTCGCGTCGGGTCCGCTATTTTTGGCGAACGCGACTACGGATGA
- the holA gene encoding DNA polymerase III subunit delta, giving the protein MKMSGAQANGYLKSPDPKHAGLLIFGADPMRVAGKRQEAILALVGPQGEEEMRLTRINGADLRKDPALVNDAIKAQGFFPGHRVAFVEDATDGLSKTLATALADWQDGDAQLVVTAGQLTAKSALRKVFEGHPAAVAIGIYDDPPSRDDIEATLNNAGLSAPPRDVMDAVFSLAQSLEPGDFRQTVEKIGLYKRNDPDPLTIAEVNACAPQSADVDMDDVLDVVTSGQTDQLGPTLRNLYAQGVLPITLCIMAMRHFRRLHVVASDPGGPGAGIGRLRPPVFGPRRDKIARQASHWGRDRLEKALTTLTDTDLQMRSANPAPTQALMERTLIRLAMMARR; this is encoded by the coding sequence ATGAAGATGTCAGGTGCCCAGGCGAACGGGTATCTGAAGTCACCCGACCCAAAACATGCAGGGCTGTTGATCTTTGGTGCCGATCCGATGCGAGTTGCAGGCAAGCGACAAGAGGCGATCCTCGCACTTGTCGGGCCACAAGGCGAAGAAGAAATGCGCCTGACCCGTATAAACGGCGCTGACCTGCGCAAGGACCCCGCTCTCGTCAATGACGCGATCAAAGCGCAAGGGTTTTTTCCCGGTCATCGGGTCGCATTCGTTGAAGATGCGACGGACGGTTTGTCAAAAACACTCGCGACGGCGCTTGCTGATTGGCAGGACGGCGATGCGCAACTGGTCGTGACTGCAGGACAGCTGACTGCGAAATCCGCCTTGCGCAAGGTATTCGAGGGGCATCCTGCAGCAGTCGCGATCGGCATCTATGACGACCCGCCCAGCCGCGACGACATCGAAGCAACGCTGAACAATGCTGGGCTGAGCGCACCGCCCCGCGATGTGATGGATGCGGTATTCTCGCTCGCTCAGTCGCTCGAACCCGGTGATTTTCGCCAGACTGTTGAAAAGATCGGTCTATACAAACGCAATGATCCGGACCCCCTAACGATTGCCGAAGTGAACGCATGCGCGCCACAGTCCGCCGATGTCGATATGGACGATGTGCTTGATGTCGTTACGAGTGGTCAGACAGATCAGCTCGGGCCGACCCTTCGGAATCTTTACGCACAAGGTGTGCTTCCGATTACGTTGTGCATCATGGCGATGCGTCATTTCCGGCGGCTGCATGTTGTTGCATCTGATCCCGGCGGTCCGGGTGCGGGTATCGGACGGTTACGCCCGCCCGTTTTTGGCCCACGTCGGGACAAAATCGCACGTCAGGCAAGCCATTGGGGACGCGACAGGCTGGAAAAGGCGCTGACCACATTGACGGACACTGATTTGCAGATGCGGTCTGCGAATCCAGCCCCGACACAAGCCCTGATGGAACGCACTTTGATCCGTCTTGCAATGATGGCGCGGCGTTAG
- a CDS encoding DUF3576 domain-containing protein, translating into MTAPARTGRAILLLTVVLGLSACGLFRGNAPADGAVRQAVRTNGAEAVAVNRYLWAASLDVLNFLPVQSVDPFTGVIVTGYGTPPGGSRAYRATVYITDPALDARALNVAILTRSGPASVETQRAIEDAILTRARQLRVADGNL; encoded by the coding sequence TTGACTGCACCTGCCCGTACTGGCCGCGCCATTCTTCTTTTGACTGTTGTCCTTGGCCTCTCGGCCTGTGGGTTGTTTCGCGGAAATGCCCCGGCAGACGGTGCCGTCCGGCAAGCCGTGCGCACCAATGGTGCCGAGGCTGTTGCCGTGAACCGTTATCTTTGGGCGGCGTCACTGGATGTGCTGAATTTTCTTCCTGTACAAAGTGTTGATCCGTTCACAGGTGTGATCGTCACCGGGTATGGAACACCTCCGGGCGGAAGCCGCGCCTATCGCGCGACTGTCTATATCACGGACCCCGCCCTTGACGCCCGCGCCTTGAACGTCGCGATCCTGACGCGCAGCGGTCCAGCCAGCGTCGAAACGCAACGCGCCATTGAAGACGCCATCCTGACACGCGCCCGCCAGCTACGCGTCGCGGACGGCAATCTTTAG
- a CDS encoding TIGR03862 family flavoprotein, with protein sequence MTRALVIGGGPAGLMAAETLADAGVTVTLADKMPSLGRKFLMAGKSGLNITKTEDESTFLAAYLPRTEQLAHAISDFGPDAVQDWALGLGQSIFTGSTGRVFPEVMKASPLLRAWLQRLVAKGVTFHTRWNWQGWDKESAALFATPAGPIRHQTDITILALGGASWARLGSDGAWSSLISGTTPFQPANVGFRRRWSEHMTRFIGHPVKGIALTAGDLKSRGEIVLSAEGLEGGGIYEVSRVLREGAPLQIDLLPDLETEKLLRRWAGKRAKETTGHFLKSTLRLPAIKVALFQEVFQTLVSQDVPAFLKALPLSHDGPREMDQAISTAGGVRFDALDDNLMLNERPGVFCAGEMLDWEAPTGGYLITGSLATGKAAALGALNWNRQTNP encoded by the coding sequence GTGACCCGTGCGCTTGTCATCGGTGGCGGACCGGCCGGGCTAATGGCCGCGGAAACGCTGGCAGATGCCGGTGTAACTGTGACGCTCGCCGACAAGATGCCGTCTCTCGGTCGCAAGTTCCTGATGGCCGGAAAATCTGGCTTGAATATCACCAAGACCGAGGACGAGAGCACATTTCTGGCGGCCTATCTTCCGCGAACCGAACAGTTGGCACATGCTATTTCTGACTTTGGACCGGATGCAGTCCAGGATTGGGCGCTTGGACTAGGGCAGAGCATTTTTACCGGGTCCACGGGCCGCGTTTTCCCCGAAGTCATGAAAGCCTCGCCGTTGCTGCGTGCCTGGTTGCAGCGGTTGGTCGCGAAAGGCGTGACATTTCACACCCGATGGAACTGGCAAGGCTGGGATAAAGAGTCTGCTGCCCTTTTCGCAACACCGGCGGGTCCGATCCGACATCAGACAGACATAACAATCCTCGCGCTTGGAGGTGCAAGCTGGGCGCGACTTGGATCGGATGGAGCGTGGTCATCGCTCATTTCCGGCACAACACCGTTCCAGCCTGCCAATGTCGGGTTCCGACGCAGATGGTCAGAACATATGACGCGGTTTATCGGGCACCCTGTAAAAGGTATTGCACTGACAGCGGGCGATCTGAAATCACGTGGCGAAATCGTCCTAAGCGCGGAAGGGCTTGAAGGTGGCGGCATCTATGAGGTGTCACGCGTGCTGCGAGAGGGTGCGCCATTGCAGATCGACCTTTTGCCCGATTTGGAAACTGAGAAGCTGCTGCGCCGATGGGCCGGGAAACGTGCAAAAGAAACGACAGGCCACTTTCTTAAGTCCACATTGCGGTTACCGGCAATCAAAGTTGCGTTGTTTCAAGAGGTATTTCAAACACTGGTGTCGCAAGATGTTCCTGCTTTCCTGAAAGCCCTGCCGCTTAGTCATGATGGCCCGCGGGAAATGGATCAGGCGATATCAACGGCAGGCGGCGTGCGCTTTGATGCGCTGGACGACAACCTGATGCTCAACGAGCGTCCGGGTGTTTTCTGCGCCGGTGAAATGCTGGATTGGGAGGCACCGACAGGTGGGTATCTGATCACCGGGAGCCTTGCCACCGGCAAAGCAGCAGCACTCGGTGCACTGAATTGGAATCGCCAGACGAATCCATGA